Within the Stenotrophomonas maltophilia genome, the region GCGCCTCTACGCCGGTGCGCCCAAGCCGGTGCCGGGTGTGCCCAGCTGGCAGGAGCGCATCGCCAGCGCCACCCACGTGCTGCTGTACGTGCTGATGTTCGCCATTCCGCTTTCGGGCTGGCTGTACGACTCTGCCAGCGGACTGCGGCCCTTCCGCTGGTTCGGCCTGGTCGATGTGCCCAAGCTCAGCGGACCGGATCCGCAGGTCGTCGCCGTGTCGCATGCGATCCATGAGTACGGCTTCTGGCTGCTGATCGCTGTGGTGCTGGCCCATGCCGGCGCTGCCCTTTACCACCACCTGTTCCAGCGCGACGCGACGTTGAGCCGCATGCTGCCGCGTGGCTGGCTTGCCTCTCCCCAGAAGGACTGACCGATGAATCTGAAACTGACCACCCCGGCGGCCGTGGCCGCTGCCCTGGCCGGCATGCTGGCCACTGCCCCGGCGTTGGCCGCGGACTATGCACAGGCTCCCGGCGCGGGCTCGATCCTGGTATTTGCCAGCAAGTACGACGGCGAAGTGTTCACCGGCAGCTTCCCGGGCTTCGCCACCAAGCTCAGCTTCGATCCCGCCAATCCGGCGGCCGGCTCACTCGACGTCGTGATTCCGCTGGCCGGCGCCAGGAGCGGCAACAGCGATCGTGACTCGACGCTGCAGAGCGCGGACTTCTTCAATGTCGGCAAGTTCGCCACCGCGCGTTACACCGCGAAGGGCTTCCGCGCCATCGGCAATGACCAGTTCGCCGCCGATGGCACGCTCGAGCTGCGTGGTGTCAGCAAGCCGGTGACGCTCACCTTCACCTGGAAGCCGGGCACGCAGCCGGTGCTGACCGGCAAGGCCACCGTCAAGCGCCTGGACTTCAGCGTCGGCGCCGGCGATTGGGCCGACACCAAGACCATCCCCGACGAAACCGCGATCAGCACGATCGTGAAGTTCGACGCGAAGTAAGCCACGGGCCATGCCCGGCTCCACCTTGGAACGGTGATACAGGGTGGCGCCGGGCCATGCCCGGCGGCTTCACCCCGCAGCCAGCCAGGCCCGCACCCGCGCCGCATCGAAGGGCCAGTCCAGTTCGCGGCCGCCCGCCTCGTCGCGCAGCACCGGTACCCGCGCGCCGTAGTGCGCCTCCAGCGCTGGATGGTCATCCAGGAACACCGATTCGAACTCGGGCGCGCGTGCCTTGGCCAGTTCGGCCAGGGCCATATCGCACAGGTGGCAGTCGTCACGCTGGAACAGGGTCAACACCGGCTTGCCTCGCTTGGCGGAAATGCTGCGCCGCAGCCATCGGAGGGCCCGGCAAGCCGCTAGAATAGCCGCTTGTCCGGTACCCGCAGTTTGGCATCCATGGCTGTCAGCACGTTCGACGTCTTCAAGATCGGCATTGGCCCGAGCTCTTCCCACACCGTCGGACCGATGAAGGCCGCCGAGCGGTTCATCCATCGCTGGCTGCTCGACCCCGGCCGCCTGCACGAGGTCGCACGCATCCGCGCCGACGTCTACGGTTCGCTGGCGCTGACCGGTCGCGGCCATGGCACCGACAAGGCGATCCTGCTTGGCCTGGAAGGCCAGCGCCCCAACCTGATCGATCCGGACATCATTCCGTCCACGCTGGAGCGCATCCGCAGCAGCAAGCGCATCCAGCTGATGGGCCAGCATGAGATCGCCTTCGACGAGAAGCGCGACCTCGGCATGAACAAGCGGCAGAAGCTGCCGTACCACACCAACGGCATGCGCTTCACCGCGTACAACGCCGACGATGAAGTGATCGCCACGCGCGACTATTACTCCGTTGGCGGTGGCTTCGTGGTCAACCAGGATGACGCGGCCGATGACCGCATCGTGCCCGACGAAACCCCGCTGCCCTATCCGTTCAAGAGCGGCGACGAGCTGCTCGCGCAGACCGCGCGCAGCGGCCTGAGCATCGCGCAGCTGATGTTCGAGAACGAGAAGTGCTGGCGCAGCGAGGACGAGATCCGCGCCCAGCTGCGCGAGATCTGGAGCGCGATGCAGTCATGCGTGACGCGCGGCATCCGGGAGGAAGGCGTGCTGCCGGGTGGCCTGAAGGTCGGCCGTCGCGCGCCGGCGCTGTACCGCGAGCTGTCGTCGAAGCCGGAAGCGGCGATGCGCGATCCGCTGACC harbors:
- a CDS encoding cytochrome b, whose protein sequence is MTAKNSPAAWGSVSQTLHWLIALLILALGVVGLTMGELPRTPKYFWVYTAHKSIGITVLALVLLRLVWRLYAGAPKPVPGVPSWQERIASATHVLLYVLMFAIPLSGWLYDSASGLRPFRWFGLVDVPKLSGPDPQVVAVSHAIHEYGFWLLIAVVLAHAGAALYHHLFQRDATLSRMLPRGWLASPQKD
- a CDS encoding YceI family protein, with translation MNLKLTTPAAVAAALAGMLATAPALAADYAQAPGAGSILVFASKYDGEVFTGSFPGFATKLSFDPANPAAGSLDVVIPLAGARSGNSDRDSTLQSADFFNVGKFATARYTAKGFRAIGNDQFAADGTLELRGVSKPVTLTFTWKPGTQPVLTGKATVKRLDFSVGAGDWADTKTIPDETAISTIVKFDAK
- a CDS encoding thioredoxin family protein, which translates into the protein MALAELAKARAPEFESVFLDDHPALEAHYGARVPVLRDEAGGRELDWPFDAARVRAWLAAG
- a CDS encoding L-serine ammonia-lyase, coding for MAVSTFDVFKIGIGPSSSHTVGPMKAAERFIHRWLLDPGRLHEVARIRADVYGSLALTGRGHGTDKAILLGLEGQRPNLIDPDIIPSTLERIRSSKRIQLMGQHEIAFDEKRDLGMNKRQKLPYHTNGMRFTAYNADDEVIATRDYYSVGGGFVVNQDDAADDRIVPDETPLPYPFKSGDELLAQTARSGLSIAQLMFENEKCWRSEDEIRAQLREIWSAMQSCVTRGIREEGVLPGGLKVGRRAPALYRELSSKPEAAMRDPLTTLDWVNLYALAVNEENAAGGRVVTAPTNGAAGVLPAVLHYFDRFCPGANEQRVFDFLLTSAAIGILYKENASISGAEVGCQGEVGVACSMAAGGLVAALGGNPSQIENAAEIGMEHNLGLTCDPIGGLVQIPCIERNAMGAVKAINASRMAMRGDGKHKVSLDKVIKTMRDTGRDMQDKYKETSRGGLAVNVIEC